The following nucleotide sequence is from Chiroxiphia lanceolata isolate bChiLan1 chromosome 29, bChiLan1.pri, whole genome shotgun sequence.
gCCCGGCTGGGGTGGGTCGGCCTCAGGGGGCTGCTCATCCCCTGCTGAGGGGGGGCTGTCACTGTCTGGTGCTTCCTCCTCCACGGGCGGCTGCTCATCCGACGGCTGCTCCGCCTGCTCCGGCACTGCCTGGGCCTGGAGCTCTGACGGAGGGGTGGCCTTGGCCGTGTCATGGTGAGCCATGCCAGgcccatcctcatcctcatccacctcctcctcctcctcctgccccaccagccccaggctgcagccCGGGAGTGCTGTGGCTCCACTGGCATCACTCTCCAACTCCACTGTGCCATGGAGCTCCTCATCCGATTCAGCAGCCAAATCCTTGGAGTGGTCGCGTCCCTCCTGTGCCCCGGTGCCTGTGGCACTCTGGGCTGGCTGGTCAGAGCCTCCTGTTAATGGTCCCATGGCCCCGGGGCAGCTGGGATCTGCTTCAGGCATATCTGGGCCTTCCTCCAGCTCAGCAGTGtcgtcctcctcctcatcctgtGGCTTCTCAGGTTCTTCTGTGGGCATCTCCATGTCTTCTTCTGCTTCCCCAACAAAAGTCTTGAGGTGCCCTttgccctctggcactggagATGCTTCTCTGGGAGCTCCCAGGTCACCTTGGCTGCCTTCAGTTACTTCCACTTTAATTTCTTCAAAGTCCTCAGAGGTCTCGGCTTCCTCCGAGCTGGACACCTCttggctgggagcagagaccaTGAAAtatccttcctcctcctcagcaccCTCTGCCACAGGGGCCACCTCTACCTCTGCCTCTTCTTCAGGGCTCTCTGGCATGGTGGGAGTCAGTGGCTTGTCCCTCccttccagccactcttccccctcCGGAGCTGTTTCGGTCACAGGGTCTTTCTCCGTGGTCTCCTCAGTCCCCATGGGGGTTTGGCTGGGTGCACCCCCAGCCAGCATCTCCCCCTCGTAGAGGTGCAAGGGTGTGCTGTCTGGCAGGGTGTCCTCCAGCTCCACCCTCCTGCCGGTGCCCGGGGTGGGCTCCGAGTCTCCCGATCTCCCGAAATCCTCCTCCGCCCACtcactgctccctgtgccctcacCTGACACCTCCTGCAGTGCCTCGaggccagagctgctgctctctggttGCCCCAGCTCTGAGCCAAGCCCCTCTTCAGCATCCTCACCCTGCACCTCCCACGGCTCCTCCGGAGCCTCGGCCGGCTCCTGGCTGTCCCCTTGCCCAGGGGCATGTGGGGTGGCTGGGTCAGGCTGCCCTGCAgtgccctcctgctccccccttGCCAGCTCCGGTGCTGGCTCAGCCTCTGGCAGTGGTTGCTGCTGGCTCATCCCCTGGCTCTTGGCatcttcttcatcatcttcctgggcttcctccagctctgctggcgAAGTGCCATCTCTCTCTTCACTTTCCAGCCTTCCTGTGTTGGATGGGGTGTCATCAGCCCAGGTTGACTCTTCTGTGCCCAAAGCCCCCTCTGTGTCCTCTGCTGTCACCTCCCAGTCCCCTGGACAGGGCTCTTGGCCATTGCCATCATCCCCCTTGCCCCAGggctcctcttccagctccaaCTCCTCCTGTTCCCCCCCCTCTTCCACAGAAGCTCTGGCTTCCTGCAGGTCCTCGGGCTCCtctggggctctgctctcccaccccagggtgtcacctcctgcagcctctcctgccttggggtcctctcctgccccaggatCCTCTCCTGCCTCAGGGTCTTCTGCCCCAGGgtcctctcctcccagcatctccctgttggcctctccctcttctccctcatCATCTTTCATTCTGCCTGTGTCCTCCCCTCCCACAGCATCTTCTTCAGCTCCTGATGAAGCCTCCTCTGCTGGGATGGCCCCGTGGACAGTTGAgggctcctgctctgggcacagctcctgtcccctttcctgctctgcagcctctgtctcacacacagtcattttctgatGCTCAgacttttcctgctctgcatcaACAAAATCCTCTTCCAGGTGACTCTTTGTGGGTGAAACCAGGTGGCTTTCCACGAGGACAGCATGAACAGATTCTGCTTCCCCATCTGGGGACTCCTCTTCTGGCTCATCCCCTCCTTCTCCATGGAAATCTCCgtcctcctggcagggactcTGGggttccctctcctcctcatcctctgaGGGTTGTGATGGCTCCGTGCTTGGGGtctcttccccatcctcctcttGCCCTGGTTTTTCCCAGCTGGTCGCTGTCTGTCCAGGACCACTCACATCCTCTTCCTGGACCTCTGCCTCTGGATCCTTTGGGTTCAGCACAGCaggcacctcctcctcctcccacgCTCCCATCTCTTCCCGTCTCACTGTGTCACTCAGGGCCGTGGACGTGGCTCTGTGCCCCAGGATGCTGCTCTCCACACCCAGCCCCTGGAGCTCGGCTTCCTCCACTGCTTCGGGGCCATCACCATCCCCAGAGCCCTCGGAGGGGTCTTGCccttcccctgtcccctctgccacagcccctcCACAAGCCTCTGTGGGGAAAACGGGGCTGGGGGCACGGGCATCCTGGGGGGCCCACGCGGTGCTGAGGGTGGGCTCTTCCTCGGGCTGAGCATCATCTTCCACTTCCTTGAGCGCGTCCTCCAGGGCGTCGCTGACCAGCTGGGCCGGGTACTGCAGGCTGCGGGTGGGCGCCGTTCCGGGGGGCTTCACACCATCCTCGGGGCTCTCTGTCGCGGCTCCGGGCAGGGGATGCTCCGTCCCTTGGCTCGTcacccccccggctccccccggccAGGTGGGACCCTCTCCCCCCGGGCTCCCCGGCTCcggtggggaggggctggggggctccggggagagaggaggggcaGCTTGGGAGGGGCTCGGTGTGGGGCACCCGGGGGCACCCGGAcgcccagccctgccagcagccgTGCCGTGGAGGACTGAGTTGATTTTCTGGAGCTCCCTGGCACCGGGGCTCTGGCTTTTGGGTGTCAGGGCATCGCTCTGAGGTTTCGCCGGCTGgcccctcccctctgccctggggaagACAGAGGGGCTGGCGCCGTGGTCCCGGGGCAGCAGCCGCCTGGGCTCAGGGCTTGCTGGTACCAGTTTGCTGCCGCTGCTCACCTCCAGTTGGAGATCTGCAAAGAGGGAGTTGGAGCGGTGAGCAGCTCCAGAAGCTGCTCCATGGCTCCCTCAGCCCTCCCCTGCCGCCTGGCAGCCTCTTGCTGCCCCCTCTCCTATTTTTAAACAGCCCCTTCATGGAAAGTGGGAAATTCCTCCCTCTTGAGTGCAGCGGATGCTGATGTTCCCAGGGGATTTGGCATCAGGCCGGGACAATGCGCTGTCCCGGCTGCAGCCCACAGTCgggtcctgctgctggggaaagTGTGCAGGTGGGAGGttttccttgttatttttttttgaggaaaaaggaaatgctCGGCTTGTTACCGCAGCCCGTTGTCCAGCTGGGCAGATccgctcctgccctgcccaggtAGGgcaggcattaaaaaaagaggcaaagaaGGAGATAAACCTTATTTGGGCTGAAAGCCCCGTGCCAGGAGCCCCCCGGCCGCTGTTCACACCTTCCTATCGCAGCCAGGAAACCGCTGCcaggaaaatgcaggaaaatgtgCCCATATCCAGCCTCAGCCCCGGAGCCCCGCCCCAGGGTGACACAGTGGCAGTGCGGGGGCTGGCGCTGGGGGTTCCTTACCTCGCACACCGTTGACCAGTCTGAATTCCCCGGCTGGCATTTGCAGGCGGGTGCTCTCCGCTTCCAGCAGCGTCCTGCGAGGAGGGGAGAGTGGTGGGTGCTACAGGGTGGGTGCTGCAGGGTGGGTGGGTGCTCCCTGTGCACCCCTAGCTCACCCCGCTGGTGAGGGAGTAGGTAAACTGAGGCACGAAGGGGCTACGGATGGTTGTGCTGTCATGGCTCGGTGAGGGGACGGGGGCACTCGAGGAGCCCCCCTCGCTCCTGTCTCCCCTCCCATCCCCCCGTGCCCGGGATTAGTGTACTCGCAGGGTGACATCATGCTCTGCCGGGGAGGCCCCTCgcctgggctgggacagccccTATTCTCATGCTAATTGTCCCCCCAGTCCCTGGCAGGCGGCCTTTGTGTGGGGCCATCTGGAAGGGCTGTACAAGGGGCACAGGGCTGTCCCTACCGAGACCTCCCTTGTGCCCGAGACCCTCCTGTGCCCACCGAGGTTCGGCCCCAGCTCCCTGCGTGTTGGGGGAGCTCCCCGGCCCCATTCCCATCGGGAGCCTCACCTGTAGGTCGCCACTTCCAGGCTGAGGGACATCTTGAGGTGCAtgagctgctgcctgtcctCCAGCACCCGGGCGATCTGCACcctcaggctctgctgctcctgctccagggcctCCATCGCCAGCtgtgggtggcacagggggGTCAGGGCAGCCTCAGATTCACCTGAGCCCTGCCAGTCCCTGCCCACCTGGGACCAGGCAGGCAGGTCCCCTCAGGATGCTGCGGGGAGAGGAGTCCTGGGGACTGGATTTTAGCAGGGGGACGCTGAGGATGGGgcgaggagaggagaggggctgAAAGGTGACGGGGACAcggctgctggaggagggaggaaaggccGGGGGGAATTTGGGACTGTGGGGTGCCAGCATGGGAAAGAAGCAACTTTCGGGCGAGCAGTAGAGGCTGCAGCACCCTCTGCCCCACGACACCCATGGCTGGTCCCAGGGCCTGGAACAAAGAGAGACCCTTCCCCGGGTAGCGTTCACGCCGTTCCCGCATTCCCAGCCCCCCCTGCCTCCACCTCCCTCTGCTGAATCACTTTTGCAGCTGTTGAGTTCCAGCTGCAGCAAAGTCGGTCGGAGTTCATCCTGCCCACAAcccccctccccgctgcctGAACCCCGCTACCTGAACTCCACTGCctgcaccctgtgccagggggcCACGGGCAGGGACTGCCCTTCCCCAGGACCCTGACCCTGGAGCCCAGCAGGATGTGGAGCAGTGACCTCGGGCAGGTGTTGGGGGAGGTCTCTGGGTGCTGCTTCCCTGCAGTGTGGGGGGCCCAGGTCCCTGTTgtgatggggacagggatgtccccaagctgctctgctctatctcccaccctccccagcttcatctccctctgcagctcctccagggccACCgtccacccctgccctggggtttgctccctccatcccttctcccatCTGTCTCCCCCATCCCTTTGCTGAAGGGGGATGTGTGCCCTGAGGCCCCTCCcaggcacccacagccccccatTCTCCCATTCCCCAGGATCCCAGCGcctccccaccaccctcacTCACCTGGAACTTCTCTGCCTCCCCACgctgctcctgccactgctgggcCAGGCTCTCCTCCAGCATCTCCTTCCGTGCTTTGAGCCCCGTCAGGTCCTTctccaggtgctgcagctgcagctggctcTGATGGTTGTCCTCCACTGCTTTCCACAGGTTCTCCTTGGCCTGGTAGAGGGAGCCCTCCAGCTGTGACACCTCTGTCTTGTAGGTCTCCACTGCCCCTTTCCAGATCTCTGAGAGCCTCTTTGAATAGTCCTCCACCTCCACGGGCTGGAAAGCCACAGGTGCACAGCGGAAgctctccaggctctgggagtAACTCGCGATCTCCTGGTCCAGCCCCGCTTTTTCCTCCTCGTGCACCTCCAGCAAGGCTtccacctccttctccagctgcacGGCTCTCTCCTTCAGCCAGATCTGcgctctcctctcctcctccagctccttcctgctcaAGGACAGCTGCTTCTTGGCCTCTTCTCGGGCTGCCTGCTCCTTCTGGCACCTGCTTTTCACCTGCTGGACCTCCTCGTAGAGGTTGTCCCTGGCCAGCTCGGCCGTGCACTTCTCCCTGAAGGCGTGATCCAGCGCATCCCGCAGGGCTCGCAGCTCCTCCTCGTACTTCACCCGCCACGAgtccccagccaggctgccctTGGCGCTCTGGATTTCAGCTCGCAGCACCTCGTTCTCCTCTTCCAGGAACTTCACGCGGGCCAGATATGCCTCCAGCCGCTTGTTGAGGTCCCACATCTGTAGCGATTCCTCTCCCAGGGCTCTCGCCCCTGTGAAACTTTCCGTGCTCAGCATCGGCGCTGCCGGAGGGTGCCGGGGCTCTGGAGCCGGCACTGCCAGAGGAAGACGCAGGGGAGGAGGATGTCGGGGAGGATGCCGAAGctctggaggagagggagggcagggagggaagtgagtggctgagagcagaggggagcGCAGCTATTCATACTCTGCGAGGAGTGGGAGGCCCCCGAGACACGGGCGAGCAGCCGGGTTTAACTCTTGCACAGCCGGGCTGGCTCCAGCCCACGTGGGCTCGACACTGAACTCTGCTCCAGCACCGTgatgtcccagccctggggaggggcaAGGTGTTCCTTTACACTTTGGGAGGGTGACTTGAGGGGTTGGATCCTCCCTCGGCGTGACTCGGCTGGGAATGCCCTCCCCAAAGCCTGAGTGCCAtgccagggagctggagggCTGCCGTGGGGCTCGGCGTGGAGCTTGGGAGATGCCCAAGGGCACTTGGCAGATGCCCATCCCGGAGGGCTTGGCTGCAgcatccctccctccacagTGTCTGGCCGGCCCCGTGCTCTGAAACCCGGGTGCAAGGGAGCCCAGTAGGAGCCCACCGAGGGTCTCACAGTCCTGGGGAGATGATGGCTGCACCAAGAACACTGATGCCACTCGGGACCCGGGGCTGTTTTGGGCTcagcacaaaccacagcagatCCGGTGCCCTGGATCcgtcagagaggagagagggagaagcgCCTTGGGGGACAGTGGGGGGACACAGAGCGTCATCCTGGCCAAATCCCCCCCTCCTtgtggtgctgcatccagctgcgTCCAGCTGCAACCCTCCTTCTTTCCAGATGTTCGGGGTGGGATGTGCCGAGCGCAGCCGGGAGCCCAACGGGAGCTGCTCCGGTAGCCTCTGAAACTTGGCAAGAGCCGGCTCAGCGTTTGATTTCCTTCACAGCTTCCACTCGCGCGGTCAAGCCGTCAGGGTCGGGATAGGAATCGCTTCACGAGGAGCGTTTGGGGATTAggagttttgatttttcttttttattttccccagcTGGTTTATCTGGGGGAAGGGCAGTGCGCTGGTAAAGAGGCggagatttaaaaaatcagactCGGGAGGTTTCTGTGAAcaaaagaggcaggaaaacatCACTTGGGGAGAGACTTGTTGCCAGCTTTCTCCCAGTCCTCCCTCTCCCGAGAGACggtgtttttttcccacaggaGGGTCCGTGCTCTGTCCTCACCATGGTAAGGAGGACAAGAATGTCCCCTCCCGAGCTGTCTCACGGGAGAGGCTCCAAACGAGAGTTTCTGGAGAGACAAGCAACAGTCCCCTCTGCTGGCAAAGGACGCCCAGAGCTACCCAGAGCTGTCCCCGAGCTCCTTCCAGCCTCGCAGCAGCCGGGAGCTGGTGAGGGGGGCCCCAACACCTCCCACATCTGGGAGCAGCAGTAACGGGGTCCCAGTACCCGGTTTTCCTCCGGTGCCCGGACAGTGGGGAAGGGGGGATGACTTGGCTCGGGGGTCCCGAAAGGCATTGCCTTTCCGGCTCATCTCCGGCCAGACATCCTGTCTGGCTCCCTGGCCCCGGCTCTGGTTTGCCTCTCACAGCCAGGATTGAAATGCCATTaaggagcacagggagctctgAGGTTGGATAATTCATCCGGGGTCCCCGGAGCCCCGGGCAGTGGGGCATGAAGCCTTGCTGTGTGTCTTCATCCTCCCCCTCTTCATTTCCATAGCACATATGCTCCAGAGCTGGCCATCCCCAGTGTTTGGCTGCTCCCACTCTCTTCCTTCTGGGTTGTCCAGAAGCCTGCGGGGTGTCCAGGTCCCCCTGAGGTGTCTGGGTGCCCCCAGTATTGGTGTCTGCCACAAGACAGCCCCCAGTGCCTGTGGCTACACCAGGACGTGCCCTGGGAGGGAgcatttccctcctccctggccttgctcccctcttcctcctcatgcCTTTGCTTTGGGGTTCCCCACTGTGCCCAGGGCCCCCTTCCTCAGCCAGCGCTGGGGCTCGTTGGGACAGAACAAATCCTGCAGCCCAAGGAGGACTCAGGGTCTCCAGGGGTGTTGAGGGATCCTGGCACCTCCCAGCcttggggagagctggggaccACCCTGAGGTGGGCATGTTTGTGTATCCCTTCCTTCTGCTGGGTGCTCAGGTTTGGGAGTGACTTGAGATGGGGTCATCTGTGTCCCTGGAGAACGCTGGGGGTCAGGACCCCCTGGGATGGAGGTGTCTGTGTTCCTGGGGGACATTCAGAGTCAGGAGCCTCCCTGGAGGGAGATATCCATGTCTCTGGGGAATTCTGGGTGTCAGGATCCCCTGGGATGGGGGTGTCTGTGTCCCTGGGAGGTGCTCGGGATCAGGACCCTCTGGAAGGAGGatgtctgtccctgtgtccccctgtccccgtGGGGTGCTCAGGGGTGGCCATTCAGCAGCATCAGAGGTTTGGGGGGGCAGCAGGTTTGAgggtgccccagccctgttGCTTGAGGGTGGGGGCTGGTGGGTGCTGTCgagcctggcacagggtgcGTGACAGCAGCTGGTACGTGACTTcaagcagggctggaggaggaggagaaggaggaggaggaagcacagCTGGGCACTGAGGCCCTTCCAGactggacacagctgggactgGGTGGGGGAGGGGGTTGCAGTTGTGGGGGTCCCCATGAGGCTGGGAGCCCTTTCCATGCCcttggctgctggagctgggcctGGGGCcatgggaaaggctgggaggCCCCCGGCAcctctggagctgcaggcagggatgggtaTTCTCTGGTGTCTAACAAGGGTTAGACAATCCCTGCTGCTGTCTtactcctctcccttctcccctgccTGTTCCAGGAGCTGGATGTCCCAAGGGCTTTACTCCATAGATTCCAATGGCCAGGAAGGACCAGGAGGGaaggtgctggcagagcagcagccctggaagATTTGCTCTGAACCAGCAAGGAAACCCCAGCCACGCCGGGAACATTTGTTCCCAATTAGGATGGGGGACGCTCCTTGCTGAGCAGGCACTCCGCGATTCCCCCGGCCTCGAGCCCTTTCCCACAGAAGCTCCTGGTGCAGGATGTGACCTCAtgggtggggtttttggggggcaGAGGCTAAGCCAGCCTGCGGGTTTCCCCCCTGCCCGTCCCGGTGCCCATCGCAGCCCTGCCCCGCGATGCAGCTGCCTGgagggcagagcctggagggCAGAGCCCTGCGGCGTGTGTGTGTCCCCACCGGAGGAGCATCACCCGCTGGACTCGCATCCCCCACCCAACTGCTCTGCTAACGAGACCGCCTCTGCCGCCTGCAATTATTTCCCAGGGCGACGAGTGATTAATTCTGCTCAGGAGCTGCGGCTTTCTGCAAATTCACCCGAGCAATTCCCTGGCAGGCTCCGTGCCAGCCCCCCCGGGCAGGGGGTGCTCCGTGCCAGGGAAAGTTTGAGGAAGATCTGGCTAAAAAAAGCCCCAATACCAGAGCTGCCCTTCTGCCAAGGGGCTTGGGTCTGCAGATGAGGGGCTCCAGCTGCCCCAGGACCCCACTGGTTGCCCAGGTCCCCACACATCCCTCCAGGAACAAGCATTCAAGCCTAAAGATGCATAAATTATCCTGGCATAAATTAACCCTGACACGGACGCAGGCGGGTAAACTGAGGCACGGCATGTCTCTCTGCTGGAACAAGTTTGGCTGTGAGTACTGTGTCAGGAGGTGGGATCTGGCTGCTCCCAACACACTTTTGGGGCTGGTGGAGGGTCCCTCCGGCCCCCGGATGGTGCCTCCACCCACTGTGGCCTCGCAGCGAAGGGGCTTTTGCATAATAAAGCCTCCGCTGGGTACTGGGACCCCCGCCTGTGGTCCACTCTCCGTCCTGCTGAAGCTGCCAAATATTAGGAATAACCATTCCAAGGACATTCCCGTGCCATGGTGGGGTCTGTGGTAGGGGGTCTCCCCATCTCCGGCAGGGTCCGGAGGACCCAGTGCCGGCTGCTCGCCCACTGCTGCTGCATTGGGTTAACACTGTGCCCGGGCTGAGCATCCTCCTCTCGTGCGGGGTTTGCCAGCTGCCAGGAGGGAGGGACGGGGAGGGACGAGGCGCCTGCCAACACggtaatatcttttttttttttttttcccttcttaattagaggaaggaataaatataaaaggaggagggaaaggggaaggaaaaaaaaaagaagagtggaGGACacggacacacacacacacagaagccTCTTTTCTCGGCGCCTGCACTTATGCCTGGTGCAGCTCTTTCCCAGCCGTCCTGCCAACCTGCTGCCGCCCGCTGCCCGCGCTGCCCCGGAGGAGCCGCAGCTCAGCCCCGCACCGGGACCCCGGGCAAGGGGACCCCCCGTTCCCCCCGCCGCACAGAGGAGCCCCCGCCGCGGGGCTGCCGCCACGCACGGAGCCAGGTGGGATGCGGGGAGCGCGTGGGGCCGGCGATGTCCCCCGGGGgtgcggggccggcggggccccGGGCGCTGCGGTGTCCCCAGGGCGCTGCCGTACTGCGCTTTTCATCTCAGGATCGCGTTTCACCTCTCCACGGGCGGAAAGTGAGACGGGAGCTGAGCCGGCGTGGGGATGCCCAGAGCTTCCCCCGTGCTTTTCCCCGCGGGGGGCACAGGGcatcctcctgccctgcagcgGGGGGACGCTCGGACCTGGGGGTCCCCGCGGTGCCGCTTCGGGGAGGTTTGTCCTTGTCACCGGCGCCCCCGAGCACAGCACCGCGCTGCaagtttttttctgagggaTCAGCTTGAAGCGGCTCCGCAGCGCTGGAGGCAGAGCGGGGTTAGGGGGGGCTCTTGCGAAGTTGGATGGAGAAAGGACTTTGGTACtacctggctgctgcagcctggagccCAGCCCGTCCCGCAGCGGGGCTCGAAGGGGTTGGGGATAAGGGCGATTTACCGGGCTGTTTAAGCAGCTGCTCCCACGGGACCCCCGTTTTGGGAGAGGGGCCAGGGATTCAGGATGGATCTGGGGTGTCCCGTCACGGAGGAGCCCTCCCCGCCTGTCCTGCAGAGTCTCTCGTGGGGTCCTTGTCCCAAGGAGGCTGCAGTCAGGGTAGCAGTGGAAAGGGAAACTGAGGTACGGAGCTGGGCAGGGGTCCGGCTCCTGCACGGCCGTGTCGCTACGCCCCGTGGAGGGGAAGGGGTTTAGGGGCAAAACTGCCCATTCCCAAGGGGCTGGGGACGAGCCCAGGGTTTGGGGTGGCTGTAGGGCACCGCCGGGTCTCCCTGtcctcccccagctctctcGGCTCCGATCTCTGGCTCTGTCCCGGTGAGGGGGACGGGAGGGCCCGGGGAaaaatttttcaggattttcatGGCTCTTCCCAGCCGAGCAGCCCCAGTGTGAACCCCAGGTGCCCCGTGGGGTGCCCCAGGTGGGGGCCGTTTGCCGCAATCCGCTTCCCCTCCCGCAGCCAGAGCATTTCGTCCCCGGGACGAAGGGGCTGCCCTTGAGCATCCCTGCCAGGGATCGCTGCTCCCGTCACGCCGACTTCTCCCGCCTCAGCCCAACCCAGAACCTGTTGCTCTTCCTTTTGGCTGCCGGGGGGTGGGAGAaactccctctgccccagcccggAGCCTTTTACAGCTTCTGGGCACAGAGAGAGGGTGATCCCCGCTTTTCCGGGAATGGATTTAGGCTGGGAAAACTGGGAGATCGGGTGATCTTGCGCTGGGAACGGCGAGATGTGAGTTTGCTGGTGAGCGGCAGCGCTGAAGTCTGGGAACCCCCCGTCATCCACCCCACGCTTCTGTCCCACCtggtgcctcagtttccccaccgGAGCCCCACAGCTGGGGAAGGGCGTGCAAACCTTCACTTGTGTGTGTGACACACTTACTGGGGGGTGCACATGCTCACGTGTCCCTGGAGGGTTCCTGAGGGGTCTGCTCCCGTCCCACCCCTCCGTGCGGGACTGTATCTCCCCAGGGACCCTCCCTGGGCTCCCGCGGACCGGAGACacttcccacagcccagccctgcaacAAGGAGcccctttctccctcctggGGTGGGGGGCGGGGGGTTCTGGCAGCTGGAGGgacccctccccgccccgctcTCCCCACCTGCTTCCGGCCCTTTAAGCTCTACCAGCGGCTGCTGCCAAGAGGCTGCCGGGCTCTTCCCGCTGCATACCCTGAGCTGGCAtgtccctggcactgcccagctccGGGGACCCCTCCGATGGTCGCGCCCCACCCACCCGCGGGGGTGGGGAGGAATCCTGGACGCAGCGCCAGTTTGCGGCGCCGCGGGGGGGGACGGACACGGCGCAGCCACAAGCGAACCGTGGCTGCGGGTCCGCCCGGCAGCCGGGGCGGCAGCGGGGTGTCCGGAGCCCTTTGCAttggtggggatggggctggagcGGGGCCAGGCTGTGCCGGCGGCTGCTGACTCATTCTGCAGCTGAGCATCCCTGGAAAGCCACCGCtctgctcccccctcctccGGCTCGCTGCGGGCTGGCAGGGCACCTTGGGAGCCGGGATGAGTAACCGTCACGTGGAGGGGACGAGGGGCTGCGGAGGAGAAAGCCCCTCTTCCGAGATGAGAAGGGACCCCCTCCCACGACCGTCCCCTCGCAGCATCTCCTGCCGTGCGCCCTGGaccaggtgctgcagccccaaaTCCTGCTGGCCCCACGTTCAAGGAGCCGCCTCTGAAAGGAGGGCCGAGCtcaggggagaaagaaagatcGCTCCTGTCCCAAAATAGACTTTGGCTCCATTTTCCACCTGGTTTTCCACGGAAATGGAGGTTAGCTGGCCCCGCCACATGCGTGCGTGCCTTTGTCTCAGTCCATCCCTGGCATCTGCTGAGCTCTGAGGTCTCAGAGACAATTGAGCCTCTACCATTCCTCCTCTTCAACTTTTTTGGCTGCCCTTCCCTAGTCCTGCTCCCAGCTTTTCCCTCATGACATGTGGGTCAAAAGATTTTCCATCtgtggaaaataagaaaaaaaaccaagccaaaaatCCAACCTCAAGCCCCAGATTTGATGGCTGAGAGTCTCTTGCCGTCATGGGACTCGGGCACCTCAGGACATCACCCATGGGCAGAGTTTAACCCTCTCCACATCCCATTCCTGGTGCCAGCACGCTGGTCCAGCCAGGGACGGGCACGGGAAGGGAGCAGAGACCCACTCACCCCAGTTTGCCCCATTCCTGCAGAGTTTTATCACTTGGATTTCCTCCCTGGGGCTTCATGGCTGCTGCCCGCGCCACCGCGGCGCCTTGGGGATGGGAAGAAAAGGTGCCCATGACAAAAGCCTTCCTCGCTTGGCTGCCCTGGGGGTGGCAGCCAACCCCCACACTGGAGCCCAGCCACGGCGGCCGCGCAGGAGGGTTTTGTCCCTCGCTCCAGAGCCACGGGGCTGCATTCAGATGATCCGTCCGGAGTGGAGAGAGCCCCTGGCTTGGC
It contains:
- the NES gene encoding nestin; this encodes MLSTESFTGARALGEESLQMWDLNKRLEAYLARVKFLEEENEVLRAEIQSAKGSLAGDSWRVKYEEELRALRDALDHAFREKCTAELARDNLYEEVQQVKSRCQKEQAAREEAKKQLSLSRKELEEERRAQIWLKERAVQLEKEVEALLEVHEEEKAGLDQEIASYSQSLESFRCAPVAFQPVEVEDYSKRLSEIWKGAVETYKTEVSQLEGSLYQAKENLWKAVEDNHQSQLQLQHLEKDLTGLKARKEMLEESLAQQWQEQRGEAEKFQLAMEALEQEQQSLRVQIARVLEDRQQLMHLKMSLSLEVATYRTLLEAESTRLQMPAGEFRLVNGVRDLQLEVSSGSKLVPASPEPRRLLPRDHGASPSVFPRAEGRGQPAKPQSDALTPKSQSPGARELQKINSVLHGTAAGRAGRPGAPGCPTPSPSQAAPPLSPEPPSPSPPEPGSPGGEGPTWPGGAGGVTSQGTEHPLPGAATESPEDGVKPPGTAPTRSLQYPAQLVSDALEDALKEVEDDAQPEEEPTLSTAWAPQDARAPSPVFPTEACGGAVAEGTGEGQDPSEGSGDGDGPEAVEEAELQGLGVESSILGHRATSTALSDTVRREEMGAWEEEEVPAVLNPKDPEAEVQEEDVSGPGQTATSWEKPGQEEDGEETPSTEPSQPSEDEEEREPQSPCQEDGDFHGEGGDEPEEESPDGEAESVHAVLVESHLVSPTKSHLEEDFVDAEQEKSEHQKMTVCETEAAEQERGQELCPEQEPSTVHGAIPAEEASSGAEEDAVGGEDTGRMKDDEGEEGEANREMLGGEDPGAEDPEAGEDPGAGEDPKAGEAAGGDTLGWESRAPEEPEDLQEARASVEEGGEQEELELEEEPWGKGDDGNGQEPCPGDWEVTAEDTEGALGTEESTWADDTPSNTGRLESEERDGTSPAELEEAQEDDEEDAKSQGMSQQQPLPEAEPAPELARGEQEGTAGQPDPATPHAPGQGDSQEPAEAPEEPWEVQGEDAEEGLGSELGQPESSSSGLEALQEVSGEGTGSSEWAEEDFGRSGDSEPTPGTGRRVELEDTLPDSTPLHLYEGEMLAGGAPSQTPMGTEETTEKDPVTETAPEGEEWLEGRDKPLTPTMPESPEEEAEVEVAPVAEGAEEEEGYFMVSAPSQEVSSSEEAETSEDFEEIKVEVTEGSQGDLGAPREASPVPEGKGHLKTFVGEAEEDMEMPTEEPEKPQDEEEDDTAELEEGPDMPEADPSCPGAMGPLTGGSDQPAQSATGTGAQEGRDHSKDLAAESDEELHGTVELESDASGATALPGCSLGLVGQEEEEEVDEDEDGPGMAHHDTAKATPPSELQAQAVPEQAEQPSDEQPPVEEEAPDSDSPPSAGDEQPPEADPPQPGSALEQRGFPEVITDIPDTAVLPAEVPVDVMKDSDILEIVEQALEFNQELVMGARAAEGGQQGPDRTELPRDAGEDSSPTSSSEEEPTVQEAPETEGRVQAANGLHREASLEDLAEFTEEVLNGIASMAQAQEFPSGTADPSVGMPAQPPAPRDTKLGDGTPWGKHGRADPVPPALGEDVLCLTPNQPPACHLRAEQEPWSSGDE